A genomic window from Sphingobacterium sp. BN32 includes:
- a CDS encoding sorbosone dehydrogenase family protein: MKSLFYILLACTATLLACSDHQSDEKHAFYIDSIATPEGLTAEVAALDALPDGRIVATFMRGEVMIYNPETKEWKLFASGLHEPLGIKAISDKEMLVMQLPELTRITDTDNDGEADLFETIYDGFGMTGNYHEFTYGPVQDKNGNLYIALNSSSSGGGMSDELRGDTLMIGKMRDGNAMFSVVPYRGWVMKIDKNFKVTPFASGFRSPNGIALDAKDRLYVTENQGDWVGTSPLYHVEEGKHYGHPASIVWTKGWNKGNPFDLPVETLDKMREKPTVIFPHDLLANSPTQPILIKDNKKLKAFDGQFIIGEMSSERLVRVMLEEVNGVMQGAATVFIQGQGLRKGNNRLVFSPNGDLWVGQADHGWLGDRGIQRIRFTGKTPFDVKDMKITKRGFELNFTDEVANTENEPIDSLVHVRRYRYHYHKKYGSEQIDVKNIKINKADWTRGRKQLQLQLEPLEKGYVYEVALNKLKNEKLTDSLQNKLVMYTVKSLREY; this comes from the coding sequence ATGAAATCATTGTTCTATATACTTTTAGCCTGCACAGCTACATTACTTGCATGTTCCGATCATCAGTCCGATGAGAAACATGCTTTCTATATCGATTCTATTGCGACTCCAGAGGGATTGACGGCAGAAGTTGCCGCATTAGACGCCTTGCCCGATGGGCGTATAGTTGCGACCTTTATGCGAGGGGAGGTCATGATCTACAATCCGGAAACCAAGGAATGGAAGCTTTTTGCCAGCGGACTGCACGAACCCCTCGGAATAAAAGCAATATCTGATAAAGAAATGCTTGTCATGCAATTGCCCGAGCTGACACGAATTACAGATACCGATAACGATGGCGAAGCCGACCTTTTTGAAACCATATATGATGGTTTCGGAATGACGGGGAATTATCATGAATTCACCTACGGGCCGGTACAAGATAAAAATGGGAACCTATATATCGCCCTCAATTCCTCATCCTCAGGTGGAGGAATGTCTGATGAACTAAGGGGCGATACGCTCATGATAGGCAAAATGAGAGACGGAAATGCCATGTTCTCCGTGGTGCCTTATCGAGGTTGGGTCATGAAAATCGATAAAAACTTTAAAGTAACGCCCTTCGCTTCTGGTTTCCGTTCGCCCAATGGCATTGCCTTAGATGCAAAAGATCGACTCTATGTAACCGAAAATCAAGGTGACTGGGTCGGAACCAGCCCCCTATACCATGTCGAGGAAGGAAAACACTACGGACATCCTGCCAGTATCGTATGGACGAAAGGTTGGAATAAAGGAAATCCGTTCGACTTGCCGGTTGAGACCTTAGATAAGATGCGCGAAAAACCAACTGTGATCTTCCCACACGATCTGCTAGCTAATTCGCCAACCCAGCCGATTCTGATCAAAGACAACAAAAAACTGAAAGCATTTGACGGACAGTTTATCATCGGCGAAATGAGTAGCGAGCGTCTTGTGCGCGTGATGCTCGAAGAGGTAAATGGCGTCATGCAGGGCGCTGCAACGGTATTCATTCAAGGGCAAGGCCTCCGCAAAGGAAACAACAGGCTAGTATTTTCACCTAACGGCGACCTATGGGTCGGACAAGCCGACCATGGATGGCTCGGCGATCGCGGAATACAACGAATCCGTTTCACTGGAAAAACTCCCTTCGATGTCAAGGATATGAAAATCACGAAGAGAGGATTCGAACTGAACTTTACCGACGAGGTGGCCAACACAGAAAATGAACCCATCGATAGCCTCGTTCATGTTCGCCGATATCGATACCATTACCATAAAAAGTACGGCTCTGAACAAATAGATGTCAAAAACATTAAAATAAACAAAGCAGACTGGACAAGAGGCAGAAAGCAATTACAGCTACAACTTGAACCTCTGGAAAAAGGCTACGTATATGAAGTTGCCCTCAACAAATTGAAGAATGAAAAGCTAACCGATAGCCTACAAAATAAACTTGTTATGTATACTGTTAAGTCTCTTCGAGAGTACTAA
- a CDS encoding plastocyanin/azurin family copper-binding protein, whose protein sequence is MNKKPVLLSLLSVLLLFLTSNTALVDLDPPVKKLKMSVLPGLRFDVPRFHVQPGEKVIIEFENTDDMDHNLLIIKPGTREKIVNLASKLGAQGMAKSYIPESKDILWHTKILHAGQKENLSFTAPTAEGIYPYVCTFPGHGHVMYGAIYVNKSGKMPELAQDPHLPALSKQSEHQHHHQKNHPYEPQPPYYYRIYMEGASPAAFAVNLPGQISYCWDAAVCDLRYIWQGEFLDNTAIWKGHKDAKAKVLGDIFYKQAILPSIAITSANSPNKKQFKGYKILKDKYLEFHYQIDKMDVYETIKETEDRKGIMRTFKMSKLNTDLRFQHTHTPGMKTWYKGAELTNPTIKLSPAEAKEFTLEYKIDK, encoded by the coding sequence ATGAATAAAAAACCTGTTTTATTAAGTTTACTAAGCGTTCTGCTTCTCTTTTTAACGAGTAATACCGCGCTCGTAGACCTGGATCCACCAGTCAAAAAGCTGAAAATGTCGGTGCTGCCGGGACTACGCTTTGATGTCCCAAGGTTCCATGTGCAACCCGGAGAGAAAGTAATCATTGAATTCGAAAATACCGACGACATGGACCATAACCTGCTGATAATAAAGCCGGGTACAAGAGAAAAAATCGTCAACCTAGCGAGCAAACTAGGGGCGCAGGGAATGGCAAAATCTTATATCCCCGAAAGCAAAGACATTCTTTGGCATACCAAGATTCTGCATGCCGGACAAAAAGAGAACCTCAGTTTCACTGCTCCGACGGCTGAAGGCATTTACCCCTATGTCTGCACCTTCCCCGGACACGGACATGTGATGTATGGAGCAATATATGTCAACAAATCTGGAAAGATGCCCGAGCTAGCGCAGGATCCTCATTTGCCAGCATTAAGTAAGCAGTCCGAACATCAACACCATCACCAAAAGAACCATCCCTACGAACCTCAGCCGCCATATTATTACAGGATTTATATGGAGGGCGCTAGCCCTGCTGCCTTCGCGGTAAATCTGCCGGGCCAAATATCCTATTGCTGGGATGCGGCCGTATGCGATCTGCGCTATATCTGGCAAGGTGAATTCCTCGACAATACCGCTATTTGGAAAGGACATAAAGATGCGAAAGCTAAAGTATTGGGCGATATCTTCTACAAACAAGCAATTCTCCCATCCATCGCGATAACATCGGCAAATAGCCCAAACAAAAAGCAGTTCAAAGGCTATAAAATATTGAAAGACAAATATCTGGAGTTTCACTATCAAATCGACAAGATGGATGTCTACGAAACGATTAAAGAAACGGAGGATAGAAAGGGGATCATGCGCACGTTTAAGATGTCAAAACTGAATACCGACCTTAGGTTCCAACATACGCATACACCCGGAATGAAAACATGGTATAAAGGCGCTGAGCTCACAAACCCAACCATAAAACTGAGCCCTGCGGAGGCCAAAGAATTTACCTTGGAATACAAAATAGATAAGTAA
- a CDS encoding mandelate racemase/muconate lactonizing enzyme family protein, giving the protein MNRRQFIGNCSLLLAATQANSLKASNNLKKTMMNQLKVIHTRAAVEKEKLRFPFGFKGAFLTELWQAIAYVKGPSGNYGIGLGTQSVLYGDADTFAATDESTGNSWMLDVSKAALQWLENKSFPCPLEATEQLVPYLLEEGKKITKRDNLHVNFIYNALVAVDNALWMLYGKTNKVESFQQMIPEAYRPAFQNKNKQVAVMFQISYSMPLEDIAAAVDQGYFVFKIKTGSPGDQQTMLQQDKDRLKEIHDCINERLTARGIDQSIYYTMDANGRYERKADLQNYLDYAKKIGAFERILLYEEPFVEANQERVDDLPVLIGADESIHSEADAYKKIELGYKAFILKGIAKTLSLTIKIAKIAHENNIPCLCSDLTVNPVLMEWNKIIAASLSPFPVVNMGLMETNGDMNYVKWQEMKLRHPFPNASWTKVQNGTFHLNDDFFEKMGGILTTSPHYQKLLQII; this is encoded by the coding sequence ATGAACAGAAGACAGTTTATTGGGAATTGTAGCTTGCTGTTAGCAGCAACCCAAGCAAACAGCCTAAAGGCATCAAATAATCTGAAGAAAACCATGATGAATCAATTAAAGGTTATCCATACTCGCGCCGCCGTAGAAAAAGAAAAGCTTCGATTCCCATTCGGATTTAAAGGGGCATTCCTAACCGAGTTATGGCAAGCCATAGCCTATGTTAAGGGCCCTTCGGGCAACTATGGTATTGGCTTGGGTACTCAGAGCGTATTATATGGCGATGCGGATACTTTTGCAGCAACTGATGAATCCACCGGCAATTCATGGATGCTCGACGTCAGTAAGGCTGCATTGCAATGGCTCGAGAATAAGTCGTTTCCCTGTCCATTGGAGGCGACTGAACAGCTCGTGCCCTACCTGCTAGAGGAAGGCAAAAAAATAACAAAGCGAGACAACCTGCATGTCAATTTCATTTACAACGCACTGGTAGCCGTGGATAATGCTTTATGGATGCTATACGGTAAGACGAATAAGGTAGAAAGCTTCCAGCAGATGATCCCCGAGGCCTACCGACCGGCGTTTCAAAACAAAAACAAACAGGTTGCCGTCATGTTCCAAATATCGTATAGTATGCCGCTAGAAGATATTGCTGCAGCGGTAGATCAAGGATATTTTGTCTTTAAGATTAAAACGGGCAGCCCGGGCGATCAACAAACCATGTTGCAACAGGACAAGGATCGGTTGAAAGAAATTCATGACTGTATAAACGAGCGATTAACTGCACGAGGCATCGATCAATCCATCTACTACACCATGGATGCAAATGGTCGGTACGAGCGAAAAGCAGATTTGCAAAACTACTTAGATTACGCGAAAAAAATAGGGGCCTTCGAACGCATCCTGCTCTACGAGGAACCCTTTGTAGAAGCAAATCAAGAGAGAGTAGACGATCTACCTGTGCTGATCGGCGCAGATGAAAGCATTCACAGCGAGGCAGACGCCTATAAAAAAATAGAACTCGGGTATAAGGCTTTTATTTTGAAAGGAATCGCCAAAACCCTTAGTCTAACCATAAAAATTGCGAAAATAGCCCATGAAAATAACATTCCTTGCCTGTGTTCGGATTTGACCGTAAATCCGGTGTTGATGGAATGGAACAAGATTATTGCCGCAAGCCTTTCACCTTTCCCGGTGGTTAACATGGGCTTAATGGAAACAAACGGCGATATGAACTACGTAAAATGGCAAGAAATGAAGCTACGACATCCATTTCCAAATGCCAGCTGGACAAAAGTACAGAACGGAACGTTCCATTTAAATGATGATTTCTTTGAAAAAATGGGAGGAATCCTAACGACTTCGCCGCACTATCAAAAGCTGTTGCAAATCATTTAG
- a CDS encoding antitoxin Xre/MbcA/ParS toxin-binding domain-containing protein codes for MKAKTTFPVSRGAKVVSRSRLEQTEFSPSWVVQHVNDAPGYKLELIDRIRIGVTKLEWKELISSIGENEKEFEHVLPSSISSMQKKPRYDKETSERIYEISRLFGLGYQVFDSPDLFREWLWTPSKALGGKKPFDLLDSSFGFELVENEIIRIQHNVYS; via the coding sequence ATGAAAGCAAAAACAACATTTCCCGTCAGTAGAGGAGCGAAAGTTGTTAGCCGCTCCAGGTTAGAACAAACCGAATTTTCACCATCATGGGTGGTGCAACACGTCAATGATGCGCCCGGATATAAGCTAGAACTAATTGACCGCATCCGTATCGGCGTCACCAAATTAGAGTGGAAAGAATTGATCAGCAGCATCGGCGAGAACGAGAAAGAATTTGAGCATGTATTACCAAGCTCGATAAGCAGTATGCAGAAGAAGCCTCGGTATGATAAAGAGACTTCGGAGCGCATTTACGAAATTTCCAGGCTTTTTGGCCTGGGTTATCAAGTCTTTGACAGCCCTGATTTGTTCAGAGAATGGCTCTGGACGCCATCTAAAGCCTTAGGCGGCAAAAAGCCATTCGACTTATTAGATAGCAGTTTTGGTTTTGAGTTGGTCGAGAATGAGATCATCAGGATTCAGCACAACGTATATAGCTAA
- a CDS encoding RES family NAD+ phosphorylase has translation MVVFRVANLKFKDSTLSGIGAEKVGGRWNQVGTRAVYCSENISLAILEYYVHSENIALLPKQILVAKIEFPDDFIVEELSELPARWNQYPYSSKTAGVFTKLANNRDFFALKVPSTVVPMEYNYILNPLYKEFGKVEIVEFINLDVDSRLKEDKR, from the coding sequence ATGGTTGTTTTTCGGGTTGCCAATTTAAAGTTCAAAGATTCTACATTGAGTGGTATTGGTGCTGAAAAAGTTGGAGGTCGTTGGAATCAGGTCGGAACGCGGGCAGTCTACTGCTCAGAGAATATTTCGTTAGCCATATTGGAATACTATGTGCATTCGGAGAACATCGCATTACTCCCCAAACAAATATTAGTAGCGAAGATCGAATTCCCTGATGATTTTATCGTTGAAGAACTATCGGAGTTGCCGGCGCGTTGGAATCAATATCCGTATTCATCCAAGACTGCCGGGGTGTTCACGAAGTTGGCAAATAACAGGGATTTCTTTGCGTTGAAGGTCCCCTCGACTGTTGTTCCGATGGAATATAATTATATTCTAAATCCGCTTTATAAGGAGTTTGGCAAGGTTGAGATCGTCGAATTCATCAATCTGGATGTTGATAGCCGGCTGAAAGAAGATAAAAGATAA
- a CDS encoding OmpA family protein, with product MLACNSTGTNEKSHADKTSSSTKNSTDGLTPEVDTFTATRQEVATANAPLESTGSSLTANQSNLNIDIQLSADKIFEFDKATLKPEADAELSKLADQIRKSGNEKVQITGHTDSKGNDAYNEKLSLDRANAVKDWLKNNGIENDIIALGRGEKDPIAENTLANGQDNPEGRAKNRRVDVKYLGTQSISK from the coding sequence ATGCTTGCTTGTAATTCCACGGGAACCAACGAGAAGAGTCATGCTGATAAGACGTCGAGTAGTACTAAAAATTCGACTGATGGATTAACTCCCGAAGTCGACACATTCACGGCGACCAGACAAGAGGTAGCTACTGCAAATGCGCCGCTCGAAAGTACCGGCAGCAGTTTGACCGCTAATCAAAGTAATTTAAATATTGATATACAGCTGTCTGCAGATAAGATCTTCGAATTTGATAAGGCTACGCTTAAACCAGAAGCAGATGCAGAACTATCGAAATTGGCAGACCAAATTAGAAAAAGTGGAAATGAGAAAGTGCAGATTACAGGTCATACCGATTCGAAAGGCAACGACGCATACAACGAAAAACTTTCTCTAGATAGAGCTAATGCAGTTAAGGATTGGCTTAAAAATAATGGTATCGAAAATGATATTATAGCACTCGGAAGAGGAGAGAAGGATCCTATTGCGGAAAACACCCTAGCGAACGGACAGGATAATCCAGAAGGCAGAGCCAAAAATCGTCGGGTAGACGTAAAGTATCTAGGCACACAAAGTATCAGTAAATAA
- a CDS encoding FAD-dependent oxidoreductase — MFRDGARKSLWQSEVKKYEGFLARGHRYDVVIVGAGITGISTAYRLQNQGLKCVILEASNIGFGTTGGTTAHLNDFFDTTFEETINKFGLENARLLAEAGKEAMQIFTSNVMKNTIDCDFEHKDAVLFATSEEQVEELEKIFEGAQKVGYQMAYTDSIEYPMGFQKALLIPRQAQFHPLKYIKALAEAFTNAGGTIIDNCIYESHDESDQEVLVHTSQGTVRGGHAVFATHTPPGVNLLHFTTAPYRSYAIAFTLNSEDYPNTLGYDLCNPYHYYRTHIIQGKKMIIAGGEDHKTGHSEDEGACFARLENHCRNYFDINQIQYAWSSQYFEPADGLPSIGVLPSSQGRLFVATGFRGNGMTFGTLSSTILTDLILQRPNRFAKLFDPKRFKPTAGFKSFLKENATVLKDMIGDKINMERINSLLDIEPGKAKVVRYGGQAYAVYSESNGQRHVLKSTCPHAKCEVRWNNAELSWDCPCHGSRFNVNGKMLNGPSTQGLERLE, encoded by the coding sequence ATGTTTAGAGACGGAGCACGCAAGAGTTTATGGCAATCGGAAGTAAAAAAGTATGAAGGATTCTTAGCAAGAGGTCACAGATACGACGTGGTAATCGTCGGCGCTGGAATAACAGGTATTTCAACGGCTTACCGGCTTCAAAATCAAGGGTTAAAATGCGTCATTTTGGAAGCGAGTAATATTGGTTTTGGTACTACCGGGGGCACCACGGCTCACCTAAATGACTTTTTCGACACGACTTTTGAGGAAACAATAAACAAGTTTGGATTAGAGAATGCACGGCTACTTGCTGAGGCGGGAAAAGAAGCTATGCAAATTTTTACGTCGAACGTCATGAAGAATACCATTGACTGTGATTTTGAGCATAAAGATGCAGTGCTGTTTGCAACAAGTGAAGAACAGGTTGAGGAATTAGAGAAAATCTTCGAAGGCGCTCAAAAGGTTGGTTATCAAATGGCATATACAGATAGTATCGAATACCCCATGGGGTTCCAAAAGGCATTGTTGATTCCTCGACAAGCACAATTTCATCCACTTAAATATATCAAAGCCTTAGCCGAGGCTTTTACAAATGCCGGGGGAACCATTATTGATAACTGTATCTACGAATCCCATGACGAGAGCGACCAGGAAGTTCTCGTTCATACGAGTCAGGGGACCGTTCGCGGTGGACATGCTGTGTTTGCAACCCATACTCCCCCTGGAGTTAACCTTTTACACTTTACCACTGCACCATATCGCAGCTATGCAATTGCCTTTACTCTAAACAGTGAAGACTATCCGAACACCTTAGGCTATGACCTTTGCAATCCCTATCATTATTATAGGACTCATATTATCCAGGGAAAGAAAATGATTATTGCGGGAGGAGAGGACCACAAAACAGGACATAGCGAAGATGAGGGTGCATGCTTTGCGCGCTTGGAGAATCACTGTCGAAACTACTTCGATATTAATCAAATTCAGTACGCGTGGTCGAGTCAGTACTTCGAGCCTGCAGATGGACTCCCCTCGATTGGCGTTTTACCATCGAGCCAGGGTCGTCTTTTCGTGGCCACAGGTTTCAGAGGCAACGGGATGACGTTTGGAACCTTGTCTTCGACCATCCTTACCGATTTGATTTTGCAACGCCCTAATCGTTTTGCTAAACTTTTCGATCCGAAGCGATTTAAACCGACTGCCGGCTTCAAGAGTTTCTTGAAGGAAAATGCTACTGTGCTGAAGGATATGATCGGTGATAAGATTAATATGGAGAGAATTAATTCGCTATTGGATATAGAACCCGGAAAGGCGAAAGTTGTTCGATACGGAGGACAGGCTTACGCTGTTTATTCGGAAAGCAATGGCCAACGGCACGTTTTAAAAAGCACATGTCCACACGCCAAGTGTGAAGTACGATGGAATAACGCAGAATTATCTTGGGATTGTCCCTGTCACGGCTCTCGGTTTAACGTGAATGGCAAAATGCTAAATGGTCCTTCAACCCAAGGACTGGAGCGCTTAGAATAG
- the hemW gene encoding radical SAM family heme chaperone HemW, with protein sequence MIYFHIPFCKQACYYCDFHFSTSMQYKDEMLQAMHKELSMRSNYLENKTIHSIYFGGGTPSTLTAEEIDRLIGKVAEHYEIAPDAEITLEANPDDLDKNKVNALRQTAVNRFSIGIQSFYEEDLRWMNRAHNAEEAKSAIMRVQDAGFENITCDLIYGYPLLTDLKWKANMQQLIDFQIPHISSYAMTVEKKTALDHLIKKGKTAPINEGQSAEQMLMLISHLTDNGYEQYEISNFAKPGKHAIHNSNYWRGKHYLGIGPSAHSFNGVSRSWNIANNALYTKQLFQNELALETEELSLDDQFNEYVMTSLRTKWGVDYEYLKSNFDSDYLSYLKKEADIYLKQEDLLLKDDQYLVLTASGKLIADQIASDLFIVS encoded by the coding sequence ATGATCTACTTCCATATTCCTTTTTGCAAGCAAGCGTGTTACTACTGCGATTTCCACTTTAGCACTTCTATGCAATACAAAGACGAAATGCTGCAGGCTATGCACAAGGAATTGAGCATGCGTTCTAACTATCTCGAAAACAAAACCATCCATTCCATTTACTTCGGCGGAGGCACCCCTTCCACACTTACGGCCGAGGAAATCGACCGCCTGATTGGAAAAGTTGCCGAGCATTACGAAATAGCACCCGATGCGGAAATCACCTTGGAAGCAAATCCTGACGACCTGGATAAAAACAAAGTCAATGCCTTAAGACAAACCGCCGTTAATCGCTTCTCGATCGGAATCCAATCCTTTTATGAGGAAGATTTGCGATGGATGAATAGGGCGCATAATGCTGAAGAGGCGAAATCTGCAATTATGCGCGTGCAAGACGCGGGCTTTGAAAATATAACCTGTGACCTGATCTATGGATACCCCCTATTGACCGATCTGAAGTGGAAAGCTAACATGCAGCAGCTCATTGATTTTCAGATACCGCACATCTCCTCTTATGCGATGACCGTAGAAAAGAAAACAGCGCTGGATCATTTGATAAAGAAAGGGAAAACTGCCCCAATCAACGAAGGTCAAAGTGCGGAGCAGATGCTTATGCTGATTTCCCACTTAACCGACAACGGTTATGAGCAGTATGAAATATCCAATTTCGCAAAGCCCGGAAAACATGCTATCCACAACAGTAATTATTGGAGGGGAAAACACTATTTAGGCATCGGCCCCTCTGCGCACTCCTTTAACGGCGTATCGCGCTCGTGGAATATCGCCAATAATGCACTGTACACCAAACAGCTTTTCCAAAACGAATTGGCATTAGAAACCGAAGAACTAAGCCTAGACGATCAGTTTAACGAGTATGTCATGACATCCCTCCGAACAAAATGGGGAGTAGACTACGAATACCTCAAAAGCAACTTTGATAGCGACTACCTATCCTACCTGAAAAAAGAAGCCGACATCTATCTGAAACAGGAAGATTTACTGCTGAAAGACGATCAATATCTTGTGTTAACCGCCTCAGGAAAGCTAATTGCAGATCAAATCGCCTCTGATTTGTTCATCGTTTCTTAA
- a CDS encoding glyceraldehyde-3-phosphate dehydrogenase yields the protein MVQSSTFENQIKSYKVKQNACVKLIQVVSDLWFNQSIELVLFRNQLIDRRVSFILNLHQRTKELAEKEISIEETLQIAEIIQTLELTPSRIDIGKLALEVRKQNVQLEDLEAFLSKELAPAHQHQTFEPRDVVLYGFGRIGRLLARELISKAAAGRQLRLRAIVTRDQLDEKTLEKRASLLRQDSIHGDFEGEVDIDVEKGALIINGVPVYIISAKNPEDIDYTQYDINNALVIDNTGAFRDQQELSRHLTSKGATQVLLTAPGKGVPNIVYGVNEYDADNKKDNTFSAASCTTNAISPVLAVLEKRIGIVKGHIETIHSYTNDQNLVDNFHKKSRRGRAAALNMVITETGAGSAVAKVLPVLAGKLTSNAIRVPVPNGSLAILNLELKSITTVEEVNGLLKKAALEGDLVEQIQYANNAELVSSDIVGTTAASVVDAPATIVSADGKNVVIYVWYDNEYGYTHQVMRLARHIAGVRRYTYY from the coding sequence ATGGTACAATCTTCTACTTTTGAGAACCAAATCAAAAGTTACAAAGTCAAGCAGAACGCTTGCGTAAAGCTTATTCAAGTAGTAAGCGACCTATGGTTCAATCAATCCATTGAACTGGTTCTATTCCGCAATCAACTGATTGATCGTCGCGTAAGTTTCATCCTTAATTTACATCAAAGGACGAAAGAGTTAGCAGAGAAAGAAATTAGTATTGAGGAAACTCTTCAAATTGCTGAGATTATCCAAACGCTAGAATTAACTCCTTCACGCATTGACATTGGTAAATTAGCGTTGGAAGTACGCAAGCAGAACGTTCAACTCGAAGATTTAGAAGCTTTCCTTTCCAAGGAACTCGCGCCTGCACATCAGCATCAAACCTTCGAACCAAGGGACGTTGTTCTCTATGGATTTGGTCGAATTGGTCGCTTATTAGCAAGAGAATTGATCAGCAAAGCAGCTGCAGGTCGTCAATTACGTTTACGAGCAATTGTGACCAGAGATCAGTTGGATGAAAAAACACTCGAAAAAAGAGCGAGCTTATTACGTCAAGATTCTATCCACGGTGACTTCGAAGGCGAAGTAGATATCGATGTAGAAAAAGGTGCATTGATTATCAATGGCGTACCTGTTTACATCATCTCTGCCAAGAATCCTGAAGACATCGATTATACACAGTACGACATCAATAACGCCTTAGTAATCGATAATACAGGGGCTTTTAGAGATCAACAAGAGCTTAGTCGCCATTTAACTTCTAAGGGTGCAACACAAGTCTTATTGACTGCGCCGGGCAAAGGTGTTCCAAATATCGTTTACGGCGTAAATGAATATGACGCCGACAATAAAAAGGATAATACATTCTCTGCTGCTTCTTGTACCACCAATGCTATTTCACCAGTTTTAGCGGTATTAGAGAAACGTATCGGAATTGTGAAAGGCCATATCGAAACCATCCACTCCTACACCAACGACCAAAACTTAGTTGATAACTTCCATAAGAAGTCTAGAAGAGGACGTGCAGCGGCATTAAACATGGTAATCACGGAGACTGGCGCAGGAAGCGCAGTCGCGAAAGTATTACCTGTATTGGCTGGAAAGCTAACCTCCAATGCGATTCGCGTGCCTGTTCCTAATGGTTCCCTAGCGATCTTAAATCTAGAACTGAAGTCCATCACTACGGTTGAAGAGGTGAACGGCCTTTTAAAGAAAGCAGCGTTAGAAGGTGATCTAGTCGAACAAATTCAATACGCAAACAACGCAGAACTTGTATCATCTGATATCGTGGGCACTACGGCCGCTTCTGTGGTTGATGCTCCTGCAACAATCGTATCAGCAGATGGCAAAAACGTCGTAATTTACGTATGGTATGATAATGAATACGGCTATACACATCAAGTAATGCGCCTAGCCAGACATATCGCTGGAGTAAGAAGATATACTTATTATTAA